The DNA window TTCAATACTTCATCCACTGAAACATTTTCAAGGGCTTCAACAGGGTAATCTCTTAAAGAACCTCCGCTAGCCGTCAATATAATTTTTTCAGGGGTTGAGGTTTCTCCCATTAAAAGTTGGAATATTGCACTATGTTCGCTATCAATTGGTATTATTTCTCTTTTAAGCTTAGCAGCATAATCCAAAACATAATTACCACCACATACAATCGATTCTTTATTTGCCAAACAAACCCTTTGAGAAACATCGATAGCTTTTAAGGTGTTTTGAACACCGGAAAAGCCAGAAGTAGCAATTAGTGAATAATCAGGATTACAAAACTCCATACTCCTTTCAACAGCATCTACACCCGTAAAAACCCTACATCCGTTAAAAGTTTTAGAAATATTTTCATTACTCTCAACTATCCCAACACTCTTCAAACTGTATTTATTAATTGCTTCTTTCAATTTATCCCAACTTTTATAAACGGATCCACCTACAATTTTGAAATTGTCTTTAAACCATTCTTTTTTTAAAACTTCTAATGCTTGTTGACCAATTGATCCAGAAATGCCGGCTATGAAAATACTTTTCACTTATAAACCCCTTTCTCTTATTAACAATTAAAAATACATTTTAAATTATACCATCAATTCAAATAATCATAAATTAAAAAATGTGTTAAAATAATTAAGAAATACAAAAGCTAAATATTGAATTAATTGAAGAAGGTGATTGAGTCAACTACCCACCGTCTAAAGACAGAGGCTTATGATGAATAAGCCTTAGTTGACT is part of the Petrotoga olearia DSM 13574 genome and encodes:
- the dxr gene encoding 1-deoxy-D-xylulose-5-phosphate reductoisomerase, whose amino-acid sequence is MKSIFIAGISGSIGQQALEVLKKEWFKDNFKIVGGSVYKSWDKLKEAINKYSLKSVGIVESNENISKTFNGCRVFTGVDAVERSMEFCNPDYSLIATSGFSGVQNTLKAIDVSQRVCLANKESIVCGGNYVLDYAAKLKREIIPIDSEHSAIFQLLMGETSTPEKIILTASGGSLRDYPVEALENVSVDEVLNHPVWSMGKRITVDSASMVNKSLELFEAYYLFKIKNIDVAINRNSRIHSMVQFSDGVIKMHYGLADMKIPIAFSISYPERNFVFDKPDFFSENIHFEKVDFDRYPSLKLAYSILGDAPLQNAFNAADEIAVDSFLKGSIKFADIYRTIYKTVNEIQKQFLFSKSLKFHNIDDILKVDKISRNIAKKYIMEVIE